Proteins found in one Xenopus laevis strain J_2021 chromosome 1L, Xenopus_laevis_v10.1, whole genome shotgun sequence genomic segment:
- the LOC108695421 gene encoding gamma-crystallin-2: MEWLFCDAHVLKDFKYAKISEFAIDTKLALHLITHLSKTVSLWDSSRLQRNKLLLLYQAATWIEQQRALLGHFMMLELLISGNLKTNLFNNIFLQIFFYEDRNFQGRCYECSSECSDLSSYFNRCNSIRVENGNWILYEQPSYRGHQYYLWKGEYPDFQRWMGFNDYIKSCRFIPNHHGQYKMRIYERGDFQGKMMEFSDDCPNTYDRFSFRDIHSCNVSDGHWMFYEEPNYRGRQYYLRPGEYRRFSDWGASTARIGSFRRVHHMF; encoded by the exons ATGGAATGGCTGTTCTGTGATGCACATGTCCTCAAGGACTTCAAATATGCTAAGATttctgaatttgcaattgatactAAATTAGCATTACATTTGATAACACATTTAAGCAAGACTGTTTCTTTG tGGGATAGCTCCCGGCTGCAGAGAAACAAGCTTTTGCTGTTGTACCAGGCTGCCACCTGGATTGAACAGCAGAGGGCGCTCTTGGGACATTTCATGATGCTAGAACTGCTAATATCAGGAaatcttaaaacaaat ctttttaacaaTATCTTCCTTCAGATTTTCTTCTACGAGGACAGGAACTTCCAAGGCCGCTGCTATGAGTGCAGCTCAGAATGTTCTGACCTGTCCTCTTACTTCAATCGCTGCAACTCTATCAGGGTGGAGAATGGCAACTGGATCCTGTATGAGCAGCCCAGTTACAGGGGACACCAGTATTATCTGTGGAAAGGAGAATATCCAGACTTTCAGAGATGGATGGGCTTCAATGACTACATCAAGTCCTGTCGCTTTATTCCCAAT CACCATGGCCAATATAAAATGAGAATCTATGAAAGAGGAGATTTCCAAGGGAAGATGATGGAGTTCTCTGATGACTGCCCCAATACTTATGATCGATTCAGTTTCCGTGAcattcactcctgcaatgtgtCTGATGGCCACTGGATGTTCTATGAGGAACCCAACTACAGGGGACGTCAGTACTACCTGAGACCTGGAGAATACAGGAGATTCAGTGACTGGGGAGCCTCAACTGCCAGAATTGGATCCTTCCGAAGAGTCCatcatatgttttaa
- the LOC108695428 gene encoding gamma-crystallin-2 — translation MFLQIFFYEDRNFQGRCYECSSECSDLSSYFNRCNSIRVENGNWILYEQPSYRGHQYYLWKGEYPDFQRWMGFNDYIKSCRMIPHHHGQYKMRIYEKGDFQGQMMEFSDDCPNTYDRFSFRDIHSCNVSDGHWMFYEEPNYRGRQYYLRPGEYRRFSDWGASSARIGSFRRVYHRF, via the exons ATGTTCCTTCAGATTTTCTTCTACGAGGACAGGAACTTCCAAGGCCGCTGCTATGAGTGCAGCTCAGAATGTTCTGACCTGTCCTCTTACTTCAATCGCTGCAACTCTATCAGGGTGGAGAATGGCAACTGGATCCTGTATGAGCAGCCCAGTTACAGGGGACACCAGTATTATCTCTGGAAAGGAGAATATCCAGACTTTCAGAGATGGATGGGCTTCAATGACTACATCAAGTCCTGCCGTATGATTCCACAT CATCATGGTCAATATAAAATGAGAATCTATGAAAAAGGAGACTTCCAAGGGCAGATGATGGAGTTCTCTGATGACTGCCCCAATACTTATGATCGATTCAGTTTCCGTGAcattcactcctgcaatgtgtCTGATGGCCACTGGATGTTCTATGAGGAACCCAACTACAGGGGGCGTCAGTACTACCTGAGACCTGGAGAATACAGGAGATTCAGTGACTGGGGAGCCTCAAGTGCCAGAATTGGATCTTTCAGAAGAGTTTATCACAGATTTTAA